The nucleotide sequence CCGCGAAGCGCGTCGGTGTGCCCGCGCACGAGATCGCCATGATGATGACGATCGCGCTGCGCTTTGTGCCGACCTTGATCGAGGAGGCAGACAAGATCATGAAGGCGCAGCAGGCGCGTGGCGCAGACCTCACGGAGGGAAGCGTCATCGAGCGCGTCAAGGGGTTCGTGCCCGTGCTCGTGCCGCTCTTCATCTCGGCCTTTCGCCGCGCCGACGATCTCGCGCTGGCGATGGAGGCGCGCTGCTATCGCGGCGGCGTCGGGCGCACGCAGATGAAGGCGCTGCGCATCAGCTCCATCGACTATGTCGCCTACGCTTTCGGCGCACTCTTTTTCGCGGCGCTCGCCGCCTTGAAGTTCGGCGGCATCGCATGAAGCGCGAGCACAAGGAAAGGATGAAGGCGCGCGCGCGCAATGTATGTCTGACCGTCGCCTACGACGGCACGGCGTACCACGGTTTTCAGCGCCAGAGCCCGCCGATCCGCGCCGTGCAGAACGTCCTGGAGGAAAAGCTCGCGCTCGTCTTCGGCGATGCGATCGAACTGGCGGCGGCGGGACGTACCGACGCGGGCGTTCACGCCATGGGGCAGGTCGTGAACTTCTTCACTGACGGGCGCATCCCGACAGAGCGCATCGTGCGTGCGATGAACAGCGTCCTGCCGCCCGACATCGTCGTCAAGGCGGCGCGGGAAGAGGGGCGCGACTTCTCCGCACGTCACAGCGCGAAGAGCAAGTCGTACATCTACCGCATACAGGAGGGGGATACGCCGAACCCGTTCAGCGAGCGCTACGCTTGGTACGTCGGCACGCCGCTCGACCTCGCAGCGATGAACGAGGCGGCGGCGCTGCTCCTCGGCACGCACGACTTTTCGGCGTTTCGTGCCGCAGGCGGTGCGCCGATGCTGCCCGTGCGCACGATGTACAGCGCCGAGGGCAGACGCATTGAGGGCGAGAGGATCGAGTTCCGCTTCCATGCGAACGGCTTCCTCTACCACATGGCGCGCAACATCGTCGGCACGCTCGTCGATGTCGGCAAGGGGCGGCGCACGCGGGCGGACTTCGCCGCGATCCTCGCGAGCCGCGAGCGAAAGCGTGCCTCGGCGACTGCGCCTGCATGCGGCTTGTTTTTGGAAAGCGTCGAGTATTAAGGATGCACGGATGAATCTGGCACAAAGCTGACGGATTCGTCCGTGTTTTTTGTTCCCTATCAATTTCTGTGCGAGCGCGGGAATCTGGTGAAGCGTAAATTCGCAAAGTAACTTCCGCTGATGTAAGTCTATGGGATTTAGTCTAAGAAAGCCGATAGGAGTAAGTGCGAGAAGCATCAGAATTTGTATGCAATGGATGACCTGAGCACAATATCGTCTTAAAAGCGACCGAACCATAAGGGATAAGCTAGAAAGAAGGACATGCTTCGCACTCCGAAAAGCGAGGCTTTTCAGAGTAAGTTCCACCCTGGCGGGATTTACTATGAGAAAGATGTGCAGCGCAAGATCAGCCCTTTAGAAGTCTAGGAGACTGCACGACATCTTCCGGCGCAACATACGAGATGCCCAAAAGAGCAGCCAGTTCCTCGGAAAAAGCGAACGTAAACATCTCATAGGGAGACTTGCCGCTGTAAATGTTGCGACGGACGCCATTGATGTGCGAAAAAATCAAATTGACGGTATCCTGTGTGAAATGGTCGAAAGAAGACCCCTTCGGCACAATATCGCGAAAAAGCGTGTGATTCTTCTCAATTTGCGCCTTCTGGTAAGACTGCATGGGATCGCAGAAAAAAAGGCAGGCCTCCTTTTCCCCCTCAAGATTGTTCTCAAAGGCGAAAACATCGGAGAACTCTCCACCGTTGTCCGTAAGCATCACGGGCATAAGGGCAGGAAAAGCAAAACCGCCTGCAGTCAAAGTTCGTTTGACCTCTTGGAACTTCAAGGCAGCCTGCACAGCCGTCTTGTTTTCGAGCAGAAGCCCGAACATGAAATTGAACGCAGTGAAGTGGACGGTGAGGATGACTTTGCCGCCTGAAACTCCGATAACGGTATCAAGCTGCGTATGTGCGCTAAGCCCTTCCCGTTCCATATGAGCGAGGAAATCCGCATAGGTGCGTTCCTTCTTTATGGCAGAAGGAACGACATCCGCCCGCTTCTTTTTGCGAGGCTTGAACTTTACGGCGCGTGGAAGGTGAATCTTGGAAGCCGAATAATATCCCTTGGAAAAATGCCGATAAACTGTGCTGAGAGACACATTGAGCTCTGGGTGAGAAGCGACGATATGATAAATGTGCTGCCCCTTCTCAATGCAAGAGGAAATGATGCGATCCTGCTTGTAAAAAGACGCACGGTTCAACGGAATGCCTTCGCGTGCATCGTGCAGGAGCGCTTCGTATTCGGCATGTGCCTGCGGAGCGACATAGAGAAGGCGGAGGAAGCGGCAGTTAGCAGAACGGCGCTTGGGGCAGGCGTTGCAGACGAAGGGTGCCTTTTCGAGCAAGGGGCAGAGTTCGTCTGTTTGCACGAACGCATTGCGGTGCTCTTTGCGATGTCGCTTCACTTCGTAAGATATGGTGGTAGGATCTTTCTGAACGAGCAGGGCGATCGCCTTGAAGGACAATCCCCTGTCGAGCCCGTTCATGATTTCCTGGCGGTCTTGTGCAGTAAGGTGCTTGTTCTTCTTGTTGTTGTCTGCTTGCTTCATGATGACAGCCTCCTTTGTGTAGAGAGATTTCTCACACTAAATTCAGCCATAAATTCTTCTCAGAGTAAATCCCGTTAGTGACCTATTATGTGGGATTTACTTTGGAAATTTACCGAATCTGGTGAAGCAGAATGGATATGTGTACTTGTAGTTTACTTATGACTCGTTGTATGGTACAATAAGCGCGGAGGTCTGGTGTCGAGTGGATTTGGCACGTGACTTGATTTTGGAACTTTATGTAAGGAGGAGAACATCATGAAACTGAAGAAAGTACTTTCCGTGACGTTTGCGATGTTGGCGCTCTCGTCAAGCCTTTGCTTCGCCTCAGTGGAGCGCTATTCTATCAGTGAGACCGTCATGAAGACGAAATGCACCGATCAGGCGCGATCCTCTGTCTACGTGAAGAACAGCAGCAGCTACACCGAGTATTGGTGCACCCGCTCGGGTCCGTCTGCAGCTCATGAAATCGCTGAGGAACTGAGCGACGGCGTGGAAGTGTACACGCCGAACAAAGTCATCTACAACACTTGGAAAGCCATGGGCGCCGTGCGCGATCTGGGCAGCGTACGCGTTCCCGGAGTTGATGTCTACCATTTCATTTTCGCAGCGCCCAACGCTCTGCCCAACTGAGTGCTGATTGTGTTGTATCCATAGGATGAGCAGCCGTGCCGAGAATGCCTCGCATTTACTTCGGCGCGGTTGCTTTTTTTCGCCTGTTCGCTATAATGGAGGTAGATATTCGACGGGAGCAGAGCCGTACAGGTGCGGCAAGGGAATGTATGCTTTTGGATATTCAAGGGGGGTGTTCAATATGGCGCAGACAACATTCAGCGTGCGGATGGAAGAGGGGCTCAAGCGGCAGTTTGAGGGATTGTGCCAGGAATTTGGGATGAATATGGCGACCGCTATCCATGTGTTTGTCAGAGCTGTGGTACGAGAGCGCAGGATACCTTTTGAAATCTCTTCGTTGGAGACGGAGTTGACGAGGGAGGGCGCTATGCAGGCGTTCATGACTCTTCGCCAAGAAGCAAAGAGAAGCGGTGCGGTTGATATGACGTTGGAAGAAATCAATCGAGAGATTGAAATGGCTCGACAGGGAGCAGGGAAATGACTTGCCTTGCTGTGATTGATACGAATGTACTGGTGTCTGCGTTGCTGTCTTCTAAAGATGACGCTGCTACTGTGCAGGTTGTTGGCAGGATGATTACAGGAGAAATCGTTCCGTTGTACAGCGATGTAATCATGAAAGAATATCGAGAGGTTTTAGAACGCAAGAAGTTTGGATTTTCTCCGCAGAAGATAGAGTATTTGCTGTCTTTTATGGAACGATTCGGCATCTTGGTGCAGGCAAGGCCGATTGATATTATTTTGCCCGATATGAAAGATATACCTTTTTATAAAGTCGTCATGGAAAAGCGTTTGGATGGAGCATATCTCGTTACTGGAAACATGAAGCATTTTCCTGAAAGGCCATATATCGTTACACCAAAACAGCTTTTGGATATGATGGACAGTTGAAATAGATTGCACAGGGGAGGCGCACGCATGGCGATTTTGCCTAAGCTCAATACGATGGAGTTTGACAAGGAGATACCGTTTGAGGTTTCGGCGCCTTTTGAGCCGATGGGGGATCAGCCGCGTGCGATTCAGGATCTGGCGGCGGGCATCGAGAATGGGCAGGAGGCGCAGGTGCTCCTCGGCGCTACGGGCACGGGCAAGACGTACACGATCGCCAAGACGATCGAGCGCGTGCAGAAGCCGACGCTTGTCATCGCGCACAACAAGACGCTGGCGGCGCAGCTGGCGAGTGAGTTCAAGGCGTTCTTCCCGAAGAATTATGTCGGCTATTTTGTCAGCTATTATGACTACTACCAGCCCGAGGCGTATATTCCTTCGACGGACACTTACATCGAAAAGGATGCGTCGATCAACGACGAGATTGATGAATTGCGCCACTCGGCGACGTGCTCGCTCTTCGAGCGGCGCGACTGCATCATCGTCGCGAGCGTTTCGTGCATCTACGGTCTCGGCTCGCCGGAGAGCTATCACGAGATGGTTCTGTCGCTGCACAAGGGACAGACGGTCGTGCGTGAGGACATCTTGCGCAAGCTCGTCGCCATTCAGTACGAGCGCAACGACATCGCCTTTGAGCGCGGCCGCTTTCGTGTGCGCGGCGACGTCATAGAAGTGTTTCCTGCGGGCTGGAATAACCGCGCCGTGCGCATCGAGCTTTTTGGCGACGAGGTTGAGCGCATTCTTGAGTTCGACGTCTTGACCGGAGAGATCTACGGCGAGCGCACGCATTCTATGGTTTTTCCTGCTTCGCACTATGTGACGAAGAAGGAGGACATGGAAATCGCCATGGCGGCGATCGACGAGGAGAAGATCGCGCAGGTCGCGCACTTCAAGGAAGAGGGCAAGCTCATCGAGGCGCAGCGCATTGAGCAGCGCACGAACTACGACCTTGAAATGATGCAGGAGATGGGCTACTGCTCGGGCATCGAGAATTATTCGCGTCATCTCACGCATCGACCGGCGGGGGCGGCGCCGTATACGCTGCTCGATTATTTCCCCGACGATTTCCTCATCGTCATGGACGAGAGCCATGTGACGATGCCGCAGCTCAAGGCGATGCTCAACGGCGACCGCTCGCGCAAGATTTCGCTTGTAGAAAACGGCTTTCGTCTGCCGTCCGCTTTTGACAATCGTCCGCTTTCTTTCGAGGAGTTCGAGCAGCGCATCAATCAGATCATCTACATTTCGGCGACGCCTGCGAAATATGAGCTGGAAAAGGCGCAGCAGGTTGTCGAGCAGATTATCCGCCCGACGGGGCTGCTCGATCCCATCGTCGAGGTGCGGCCTTTGGCGGGGCAGATGGACGATCTTTTGTCGGAGGTCCGCATTCGTGCGAAGAAGGACGAGCGCGTGCTCGTGACGACGCTGACGAAGAAGATGGCGGAGAACCTCACGGACTACCTGAAGGACATGCAGGTGCGCGTGCGCTACCTGCATTCGGATATTGCGACGTTCGAGCGAGCCGAGATCATTCACGATCTGCGTGCGGGAAAGTTCGATGTGCTCGTCGGAATCAACCTGCTGCGCGAGGGACTCGACATGCCCGAGGTGTCGCTCGTGGCGATTCTCGACGCTGACAAGGAGGGCTTCCTGCGCTCCGACACGTCGCTCATACAGACGATCGGGCGTGCGGCGCGAAATGCGGGCGGCAGGGTCATCCTCTACGCCGACCGCATCACGGACTCGATGAAGCGCGCCATGGACGAGACGGAGCGCCGCCGCACAGTGCAGCAGGCGTACAACAAGGAGCATGGCGTCACGCCGAAGACCATCGTCAAGCCCGTCGTGCCGCTGATCGAAACGACGCTCGTCGCCGAGAGCCGCGCCTCCTACGGCGAAGATTTCGACGGAAAGAAAAAGAAGCTCACGAAGAAGCAGAAGGAGTCTCTGATCCGCACGCTGCTCGCCCAGATGCAGACGGCTTCACGCGCTTTGGAATTCGAGCGCGCCGCAGAACTGCGCGACATGATCATCGAGCTGGAAGGCTCGCTGCCGGGCAAGAAGAAAAAAGGCGCGTGAGGAAATTGTTGTTCGGAAGGCGCTGTGTTATACTGTATAAAATACACGCACAAACGTTCACTTTGTGGACAAAAGTACGCCGCCCTTACAGAAGTCTAGCCAATCGGTCTGCGCCTTCGGCTTGACCTCTTGTGGCTTCATGGTAAAGTGTTTTCATACTGGAAGAGCGAGGCTATATTATGGCGATACATAGCATGATCGTATATCCGGGGCAGAATCCATCGAAAGAGGTGTTGGAAGAGGTGCGTGCTGCTGCAAAACAGCCGATTGCCTTTGATGAGGAGTGCCCTGAGCTAACGGACGAACAACTGAAAATATTCGCTGTCTTAGCGAAGAAGCAGAGAGAATTGAAGCACACAAGCGGAGGCGACACTTTTGGAGAAACTACTGCGTGAGATGCATGCTTGGATGGCGGATTACATGCGTTCCTTCTATACGGAGGACGAGGAGGTTCAGCAGGCGATTCGCATGAAGGAGGTACATACCGGCCGTGTGACCTCGATCGCCGTAGAGCTTGCCAAACATCTGCGGCTCTCTGCGCATGATGTGCATTTGGCGGAAATCATGGGACTCTTTCACGATGTGGGACGCTTTCGCCAATTTACGCTTTACCGCACGTTCAACGACGCCGTATCGGAGGATCATGCGGCTCTGGGACTCAAGGTGCTCGACGAGCTGCCGTTCCTTTCGCGTCTTGTGCCCGAGGACGAGGCTCTCGTGCGCTTCTCTATTCTGAACCACAACAAGAAGGTCATCGCGCCGACGGAAGATGCGCGGCAGCTTTTCTTTGCGCGCCTCTTGCGCGATGCCGACAAGCTTGATATCTTCCGCGTGCTGCGCCCGTTTCTCGCGCCGCCCGACGGTACGGGCGTCAGTCCCGATTTCCTCGAAAAGTTCATCGCGGGCGATCAAGTGGACTACACGAAGATTCGCACGATGGACGACCGCAAGCTCGTGCGCCTCATGTGGGTCTACGACGTGAATTTCAGCTGGACGCTGCAGCGCGTCAAAGAGCGCGGCTACATCGAGGACATCATCGCGCACTTGCCTGAGGATTCGCGCATAGCGCTCGGCATCGAACGGCTGCACGCCTATGTGGAGAAGAAGTGCGCTGAGGAGGATGCGGCGCCGGCGGAGGTTCTGCAGCGCGGGAAGTGCTGACGGCATTGCAGGGAGCCGCAGGAGAGTTGTGTCTGCGGGAGAATCTTCGCCAGAAGTCTCAATCGAATGTTTTTTCAGGAAAATTCAGCGAGCAGAAGGATTTTCCGCTTTGCGCCTCGAATAAAGAGGCGTTAAATTTTTTTCTTGAGGAAATGCTGAATGTATCAGCGCTTCCTCAAATTTCCGGCGCAGACGGCGGGGCGTCGATCGGATGCGCCAGAAGGAGCTGCAAATATGGCAGAAGCGATATCATCGAATTTCATTTATAACATCATCGACGAAGATTTGAAGAGCGGCAAGCATCCCGAGGGCATACATACGCGCTTTCCGCCCGAACCGAACGGCTATCTGCACATCGGTCATGCGAAGTCGATCTGCTTGAACTTCGGCACGGCGGAGAAATATGCGGGGCTTTGCAACCTGCGCTTTGACGATACGAATCCGACGAAGGAGGATACGGAGTACGTCGACTCGATCCAGGAGGACATCAAGTGGCTGGGCTTTTCCTGGGGCGATCGCCGCTACTATGCGTCGGATTACTTTGAAAAGCTCTACGAGTATGCGTGCGCCCTGATCGAGCAGGGGCTTGCCTACGTCGATGACCTCACGGCGGAGGAGATCCGCGCCTATCGCGGCACTCTGACGGAGCCGGGCAAGGAGAGTCCCTGCCGCAGTCGCAGCGTCGCGGAAAACCTCGCGCTTTTTGAGCGCATGAAGGCGGGCGAGTTCCCCGACGGCAGCCGCGTACTGCGAGCCAAAATCGACATGGCGTCGCCGAACATCACGATGCGCGATCCCGTCATCTATCGCATTGCGCATGCCGTGCATCATCGCACGGGGGATGCTTGGTGCATCTATCCGATGTACGACTTCGCGCATCCTCTGTCGGACGCTATCGAAAACATCACGCATTCGCTGTGCACCTTGGAGTTTGAGGATCATCGTCCGTTCTATGATTGGCTTCTGGAAGTTTTGGGCTTCGACAAGAACACGCGCCCGCGCCAGATCGAGTTCGCGCGGCTCAACGTCACGAATACGATCACGAGCAAGCGCAAGCTGCGCCAGCTCGTCGAGGAGGGGCATGTGCGCGGCTGGGACGATCCGAGGATGCCGACGATCTCGGGGCTTCGGCGGCGCGGCTATACGCCGGCTTCGATCCGCGACTTCTGCGAGCGCATCGGCGTCGCGAAGTCGAACAGCACGGTCGACGTGGCAATGCTTGAGCACTGTGTGAGAGAAGACCTCAATGAGCACGCTGCACGCGTCATGGCGGTGCTGCATCCTTTGAAGGTCGTGCTGACGAATTATCCCGAGGACAAGTCGGAGGAACTTTTGGCAGAGAACCATCCGACGCGCGGCGGCAAGCGCTATGTGCCGTTCTCGCGTGAACTTTACATCGAGCGCGAGGATTTCATGGAAGAGCCGCCGAAGAAGTTCTTCCGTCTGCGCCCGGGCGGCGAGGTGCGCTTGAAGCACGCCTACATTATCAAGTGCGAGGAAGTCGTCAAGGATGAAAAGGGCGAGATCACAGAGCTTCGCTGCACCTATGATCCCGAGTCGAAGTCGGGCGGCAGTGCGGCGAACCGCAAGGTCAAGGGCACGCTGCACTGGGTATCGGCAAACGATGCGCTCGATGCCGAAGTGCGCCTCTACGACTACCTTTTGAAGACGGACAATGAGGAGACGACGGCAGACTTCATCGCGTCCTTGAATCCGCATTCTCTCGAAGTCATCGAGGGGGCGAAGGTCGAGCCGAGTCTTGCACGCACGGCGGAAGGCACGCACTATCAGTTCCTGCGCACGGGCTATTTCGTCGTGGACAAGGATACGCGTCCCGACAGGCTCGTGTTCAACCGCGTCGTCGGACTCAAGGATTCGTGGGGAAAGGTCAAGGGTTGACATGGGCAAGATACCGAAGGGGCTTTCTGACAAGGCGATGATCCAAGGCTTCGAGGAAGAGGCGACGCTGGAAGACTGCTTCCTCGCGCATGAAGCGCACGAGGAGGAAAAGCGCCGCCGCGCTGTGCGCGAAAAGGAAGCGGATCTTTCGCGAGCGGCACTCACGCCTGAACTTCTCGATCGGCTTGGCAAGGAGCTTCTGCAGCTGAAACTCGATCTCTTCGCCGAGGGCATCAAGAATTATCGCATAGACATCAAGCGCGAGGGCACGACGATCATGCTCGCGCCGAAAGAGACGAAAGGGAGGTGAGGCGGCTTCTTCGCGGGCGGGCTCCAAGATGAAAGGTGTTTTGAGATTTATTATTAAAAATTTATGAAGAAAGAAGTGTAACCAGTGGAAACAAGCACAATTGTTGCTATCGTGATCTTCGTCGCGGCTTACGCGCTGATTATTTCAGAGAAGATTCACCGCACCATCATTGGTATTTGTGGCGCCATGCTGATGATCCTCCTCGGAATCATCAACCAGGAGACCGCGATTCATCACATTGACTTCAACACCCTCGGACTCCTCATGGGCATGATGGTCATCGTGAACATCACGAGTGAGACCGGACTCTTCAACTACCTTGCGATCTGGGCGGCGAAGAAGGTCAAGGCGAAGCCGATCTCCCTGCTCGTCGCCCTCTCGCTCCTCACGGCCGTCTGCTCGGCGCTTCTTGACAACGTGACGACGGTGCTTCTGACGGTGCCGATCACGTTCAGCATCACGAAGCAGCTCAACGTCGATGTCAAGCCGTTCCTCATCGCGCAGATCCTGTCGTCGAACATCGGCGGCACGGCGACCTTGATCGGCGATCCGCCGAACATCATGATCGGCAGCGCCGTCGGCCTGCAGTTCATGGACTTCATCACGAATCTCTCGGCGATCTGCATCCTGATCTTCATCGTGACGATCGCGCTTTTGATCGTGATTTACGGCAAGAAGCTCCACACGACGGACGAGCTGCGCGAGAAGGTCATGCAGCTCGATGAGAAGAGTCAGATCGTCGAGCCGCGCCTCTTGAAGAAGTGCCTGTTCGCGCTCGCTATCACGATCAGCCTCTTCGTGCTGCACGGCCAGCTCCACCTCGACACGGCGACCGCCGCCATGACGGGCGCAGGCCTCCTGCTCCTCATCAGCTTCCCGCAGAAGGAGGCGATGATCGCGAAGGTCTTGTCGAAGGTCGAATGGCTCGCTATCTTCTTCTTCGCCGGTCTTTTCATCCTCGTCGGCGCACTCGTTGAGACGGGCGTCATCAAGATGCTCGCAGAAGAGGCGATCAAGATCACGAACGGCGATCTCACGGCGACCTCGATGCTCATTCTTTGGATGAGTGCTTACGCTTCGGCGTTCATCGACAACATCCCGTTCGTCGCGACGCTCATTCCGCTGATTCAGGACATGGGGCAGATGGGCATGACGAACCTCGATCCCGTATGGTGGTCTCTCGCCTTGGGCGCCTGCCTCGGCGGCAACGGCACCTTGATCGGCGCTTCGGCGAACGTCGTCGTCGCTTCGATGGCGGCGCAGCGCGGCAAGCCGATCTCCTTCATCAGCTTCATGAAGATCGCGCTGCCGATGATGACGCTCTCGATTGCGATTTCGAGCGTCTACGTCTGGCTCAGGTATCTGTAAACCGTAAGTTTTTTGGGGCGCACGGGGAGACCCGCACGCCCCTCTTTCTCTAGGAGGACTTTGTTGTATGGAGAGATATGCTCCGCAGGAAATCGAAAAAAAGTGGCAGGAGAAGTGGCAGAAGGACGACGTCTACAAGACGGAGATCGATCGCACGCAGCCTGAATATTATGTGCTGGAGATGTTCCCTTACCCGTCGGGCAATCTGCACATGGGGCATGTGCGAAATTATTCGATCGGCGACGTCATCGCCCGTTTCAAGAAGATGCAGGGCTGCAATGTGCTGCACCCGATGGGCTTTGACGCTTTCGGCATGCCGGCGGAGAATGCCGCGATCAAGCACGGTGTGAAGCCCGCCGACTGGACGTATTCCAACATCGAGAACATGAAGCGCCAGCAGATGAGCATGGGGCTTTCCTACGATTGGAGCCGTGAGGCTGTGACCTGTCGTCCCGAGTACTATCGCTGGACGCAGTGGCTCTTTGAGCTTTTCTACAAGAAGGGGCTTGCCTACAAGAAGGAAGCGTCGGTCAACTGGTGCGATACATGCGGCACGGTGCTCGCGAATGAGCAGGTCATCGACGGCAAATGCTGGCGCTGCGACTCCGAGGTGCACAAGAAGGATCTCTCACAGTGGTTTTTGAAGATCACGGACTATGCGGACGAACTTCTCGCCGACCTCGACAAGCTCAAGGGCTGGCCCGAGCGCGTCAAGACGATGCAGGAAAATTGGATCGGCCGCTCCGAGGGCTTGGAATTCGACATCGACGTGCCCGCGCTCGGCGAGAAGATCGCCGTCTACACGACGCGTGCCGATACGGCGTACGGCGTGACCTTCGTGGCGCTCGCGGCGGAGCACCCTCTGATGGAGAAGATTCTCGCGGATAATCCGAAGGCGGAGGAGCTTCGCGCCTTCGCCGACAAGGTCAAGGCGCAGTCGGAGCTTGAGCGCACGTCGGGCGAGTCGGAAAAAGAGGGCATGTTTACGGGGCTTTACGCCGTCAATCCCTTCAACGGCAGGAAGGTCGAGCTTTGGGTCACGAACTACGTGCTCGCCGAGTACGGCACGGGCGCCGTCATGGGCGTGCCGTCGGAGGATCAGCGCGACTGGATGTTTGCGAAGAAGTACGACCTGCCGATCATCGTCACGCTGCG is from Selenomonas sputigena ATCC 35185 and encodes:
- the truA gene encoding tRNA pseudouridine(38-40) synthase TruA, coding for MKREHKERMKARARNVCLTVAYDGTAYHGFQRQSPPIRAVQNVLEEKLALVFGDAIELAAAGRTDAGVHAMGQVVNFFTDGRIPTERIVRAMNSVLPPDIVVKAAREEGRDFSARHSAKSKSYIYRIQEGDTPNPFSERYAWYVGTPLDLAAMNEAAALLLGTHDFSAFRAAGGAPMLPVRTMYSAEGRRIEGERIEFRFHANGFLYHMARNIVGTLVDVGKGRRTRADFAAILASRERKRASATAPACGLFLESVEY
- the uvrB gene encoding excinuclease ABC subunit UvrB codes for the protein MAILPKLNTMEFDKEIPFEVSAPFEPMGDQPRAIQDLAAGIENGQEAQVLLGATGTGKTYTIAKTIERVQKPTLVIAHNKTLAAQLASEFKAFFPKNYVGYFVSYYDYYQPEAYIPSTDTYIEKDASINDEIDELRHSATCSLFERRDCIIVASVSCIYGLGSPESYHEMVLSLHKGQTVVREDILRKLVAIQYERNDIAFERGRFRVRGDVIEVFPAGWNNRAVRIELFGDEVERILEFDVLTGEIYGERTHSMVFPASHYVTKKEDMEIAMAAIDEEKIAQVAHFKEEGKLIEAQRIEQRTNYDLEMMQEMGYCSGIENYSRHLTHRPAGAAPYTLLDYFPDDFLIVMDESHVTMPQLKAMLNGDRSRKISLVENGFRLPSAFDNRPLSFEEFEQRINQIIYISATPAKYELEKAQQVVEQIIRPTGLLDPIVEVRPLAGQMDDLLSEVRIRAKKDERVLVTTLTKKMAENLTDYLKDMQVRVRYLHSDIATFERAEIIHDLRAGKFDVLVGINLLREGLDMPEVSLVAILDADKEGFLRSDTSLIQTIGRAARNAGGRVILYADRITDSMKRAMDETERRRTVQQAYNKEHGVTPKTIVKPVVPLIETTLVAESRASYGEDFDGKKKKLTKKQKESLIRTLLAQMQTASRALEFERAAELRDMIIELEGSLPGKKKKGA
- a CDS encoding ArsB/NhaD family transporter: METSTIVAIVIFVAAYALIISEKIHRTIIGICGAMLMILLGIINQETAIHHIDFNTLGLLMGMMVIVNITSETGLFNYLAIWAAKKVKAKPISLLVALSLLTAVCSALLDNVTTVLLTVPITFSITKQLNVDVKPFLIAQILSSNIGGTATLIGDPPNIMIGSAVGLQFMDFITNLSAICILIFIVTIALLIVIYGKKLHTTDELREKVMQLDEKSQIVEPRLLKKCLFALAITISLFVLHGQLHLDTATAAMTGAGLLLLISFPQKEAMIAKVLSKVEWLAIFFFAGLFILVGALVETGVIKMLAEEAIKITNGDLTATSMLILWMSAYASAFIDNIPFVATLIPLIQDMGQMGMTNLDPVWWSLALGACLGGNGTLIGASANVVVASMAAQRGKPISFISFMKIALPMMTLSIAISSVYVWLRYL
- a CDS encoding glutamine--tRNA ligase/YqeY domain fusion protein, which encodes MAEAISSNFIYNIIDEDLKSGKHPEGIHTRFPPEPNGYLHIGHAKSICLNFGTAEKYAGLCNLRFDDTNPTKEDTEYVDSIQEDIKWLGFSWGDRRYYASDYFEKLYEYACALIEQGLAYVDDLTAEEIRAYRGTLTEPGKESPCRSRSVAENLALFERMKAGEFPDGSRVLRAKIDMASPNITMRDPVIYRIAHAVHHRTGDAWCIYPMYDFAHPLSDAIENITHSLCTLEFEDHRPFYDWLLEVLGFDKNTRPRQIEFARLNVTNTITSKRKLRQLVEEGHVRGWDDPRMPTISGLRRRGYTPASIRDFCERIGVAKSNSTVDVAMLEHCVREDLNEHAARVMAVLHPLKVVLTNYPEDKSEELLAENHPTRGGKRYVPFSRELYIEREDFMEEPPKKFFRLRPGGEVRLKHAYIIKCEEVVKDEKGEITELRCTYDPESKSGGSAANRKVKGTLHWVSANDALDAEVRLYDYLLKTDNEETTADFIASLNPHSLEVIEGAKVEPSLARTAEGTHYQFLRTGYFVVDKDTRPDRLVFNRVVGLKDSWGKVKG
- a CDS encoding helix-turn-helix domain-containing protein, yielding MKQADNNKKNKHLTAQDRQEIMNGLDRGLSFKAIALLVQKDPTTISYEVKRHRKEHRNAFVQTDELCPLLEKAPFVCNACPKRRSANCRFLRLLYVAPQAHAEYEALLHDAREGIPLNRASFYKQDRIISSCIEKGQHIYHIVASHPELNVSLSTVYRHFSKGYYSASKIHLPRAVKFKPRKKKRADVVPSAIKKERTYADFLAHMEREGLSAHTQLDTVIGVSGGKVILTVHFTAFNFMFGLLLENKTAVQAALKFQEVKRTLTAGGFAFPALMPVMLTDNGGEFSDVFAFENNLEGEKEACLFFCDPMQSYQKAQIEKNHTLFRDIVPKGSSFDHFTQDTVNLIFSHINGVRRNIYSGKSPYEMFTFAFSEELAALLGISYVAPEDVVQSPRLLKG
- a CDS encoding HD domain-containing protein, giving the protein MEKLLREMHAWMADYMRSFYTEDEEVQQAIRMKEVHTGRVTSIAVELAKHLRLSAHDVHLAEIMGLFHDVGRFRQFTLYRTFNDAVSEDHAALGLKVLDELPFLSRLVPEDEALVRFSILNHNKKVIAPTEDARQLFFARLLRDADKLDIFRVLRPFLAPPDGTGVSPDFLEKFIAGDQVDYTKIRTMDDRKLVRLMWVYDVNFSWTLQRVKERGYIEDIIAHLPEDSRIALGIERLHAYVEKKCAEEDAAPAEVLQRGKC
- a CDS encoding putative toxin-antitoxin system toxin component, PIN family codes for the protein MIDTNVLVSALLSSKDDAATVQVVGRMITGEIVPLYSDVIMKEYREVLERKKFGFSPQKIEYLLSFMERFGILVQARPIDIILPDMKDIPFYKVVMEKRLDGAYLVTGNMKHFPERPYIVTPKQLLDMMDS
- a CDS encoding type II toxin-antitoxin system RelB/DinJ family antitoxin; amino-acid sequence: MAQTTFSVRMEEGLKRQFEGLCQEFGMNMATAIHVFVRAVVRERRIPFEISSLETELTREGAMQAFMTLRQEAKRSGAVDMTLEEINREIEMARQGAGK